In Corynebacterium ulcerans, one genomic interval encodes:
- a CDS encoding zinc ribbon domain-containing protein YjdM has translation MSCNLSSMLDQLPPCPECSEPYTYEQGALLVCPMCAYEWTLVADNDDESSSAEDKGIRDAVGNLLADGDSVTVVKGLKIAGSGGGTIKVGTKVKSIRLLDQPVNGHDIDASVPSLGRIYLKSSVVKKA, from the coding sequence ATGTCGTGTAATTTAAGTTCAATGTTAGATCAACTTCCTCCGTGTCCTGAATGCTCGGAGCCGTACACCTATGAACAAGGTGCGCTCCTCGTGTGCCCGATGTGCGCTTATGAATGGACCCTCGTCGCGGACAACGACGACGAATCATCGTCTGCAGAAGACAAAGGCATCCGTGATGCCGTGGGTAATCTGCTTGCCGACGGCGATTCCGTGACCGTGGTTAAAGGCCTGAAAATCGCTGGCAGTGGCGGTGGAACCATCAAGGTCGGGACAAAAGTCAAGAGCATCCGACTGCTCGATCAGCCTGTCAATGGCCACGACATTGATGCCTCTGTGCCCAGCCTCGGGCGGATCTACCTGAAATCCTCGGTGGTCAAAAAGGCTTAG
- a CDS encoding 2-dehydropantoate 2-reductase: protein MHIVIIGAGAVGGYFGALLHETGTDVTFVARNESLQALKSRGLRIHTPEGLRDVPVQAVSSLSEVESADIVLLATKTLSAPGLPEALPCGAVLVTTQNSVEMPQIAIDTFGAAAVVPGVVRSFLTRRGPAEVEFTGGVLSFTFGSVDPATQDTVNELQQVLAKTGIEPIVHPAVMEDIWAKAMFVTCFGALGALVEKPLGDIRTTYRADLKNLMREVEEAGRALGINLPADSVDATLAFADSQAAHATSSMQRDILDGLPSELDAQVGAVVRMAERGGREARMHRLILDVLLHR from the coding sequence ATGCACATCGTTATTATCGGCGCCGGGGCGGTTGGCGGATACTTCGGCGCTTTGCTTCATGAGACTGGGACAGATGTTACTTTTGTGGCTCGAAATGAGAGTCTGCAGGCACTAAAAAGCAGGGGACTGCGTATTCACACGCCCGAGGGGCTTCGCGACGTTCCCGTGCAGGCGGTGTCTTCTCTCTCAGAAGTAGAGTCGGCAGACATCGTTCTCCTAGCCACGAAGACTCTTTCAGCCCCCGGATTGCCAGAAGCGCTGCCCTGCGGCGCCGTGCTGGTGACCACACAAAATTCTGTGGAAATGCCACAGATAGCCATCGATACTTTTGGTGCTGCTGCAGTTGTCCCAGGTGTGGTGCGTAGTTTCCTTACTAGGAGGGGGCCTGCGGAAGTCGAATTTACGGGAGGAGTCCTGAGCTTTACTTTTGGTTCGGTAGACCCGGCAACGCAGGACACTGTCAATGAATTGCAGCAGGTTTTAGCTAAAACAGGTATCGAACCGATTGTTCACCCTGCGGTGATGGAAGACATTTGGGCAAAGGCTATGTTTGTCACGTGCTTTGGCGCGCTAGGCGCTCTTGTGGAGAAGCCTTTGGGAGATATTCGCACAACATACCGAGCGGATTTAAAAAACCTGATGCGGGAAGTCGAAGAGGCCGGGCGTGCATTAGGGATTAATCTTCCCGCAGATAGTGTGGACGCCACGCTTGCATTCGCTGATAGTCAGGCTGCTCATGCGACTAGCTCGATGCAAAGGGATATTCTCGACGGCCTTCCTAGCGAGCTGGATGCTCAAGTAGGAGCTGTGGTGCGGATGGCGGAGCGCGGGGGTAGAGAAGCACGAATGCATCGCCTGATCCTTGATGTTCTTTTACACCGATAG
- the merB gene encoding organomercurial lyase, with protein sequence MSSNSSSPSARDLHTLLKGHTDGGIQQLADRLISPNPTPHLAHLSTGTSAYTWCLLDTFILAGLFACDVQIESRPPSAATPLSISLIDDTLTANPDFVVSFPLTCDENGTHFTEAFYPYANLFPTIEHYHHWAPRQPRPTVPISVSHAHSIAADFAMDIRAHNNSCERADVLPLAIVSH encoded by the coding sequence GTGTCTTCAAACTCGTCCTCCCCCTCCGCACGCGACCTGCATACCCTGCTCAAAGGCCACACAGACGGCGGTATCCAGCAGCTCGCCGATCGTCTCATCTCACCGAATCCCACACCCCACCTGGCGCACCTATCCACAGGGACCAGCGCGTACACCTGGTGCCTCCTAGACACCTTCATCTTGGCCGGACTCTTCGCCTGCGACGTCCAGATTGAAAGCCGACCCCCTTCAGCAGCAACACCTCTGAGCATTTCGCTTATCGACGACACGCTCACCGCCAACCCAGACTTCGTCGTTTCTTTCCCTCTTACCTGCGACGAAAACGGCACCCACTTCACGGAGGCGTTCTACCCCTACGCAAACCTCTTTCCGACGATAGAGCATTATCATCATTGGGCTCCCCGACAGCCACGCCCCACCGTCCCCATCAGCGTCAGTCACGCACACTCCATCGCAGCCGATTTCGCCATGGATATACGGGCGCACAACAATAGCTGCGAAAGGGCTGACGTGCTTCCCCTGGCAATCGTCTCGCACTAG
- a CDS encoding amino acid ABC transporter ATP-binding/permease protein, with the protein MPPSLGEVVRWVLSITRPVHAPLYFSIVMRIIQLSLGIMIFGLAAQGVGGIVIGTDRITPVLVTLAVLACIKAVAHYLEQFSGHYVAFKALELLRGAAFSRLWPKAPGVLRSTKSGDLVTSLTRDIDRIEVLYAHTIAPTIAGVTVPLGFGVAWGLLYGWQLSAVPLIFGLFSALVVPLIGAKQSFVATQKVLSRRRELSQHVTDSVFGAEEIVSYGRQQERLEQSWDIAGDVAKLAMPAAHYRALRRGINLGLTYACVLGVLIVGIASNANPADIAFIMGGCLLLFDAPRGLEDAAGALDHSLAAARRLHHICHLPAAVSDGTLSVDRTQPVTITWDNVSYAYPDAPEKPILQGFTQTIANGEHAVFVAPSGSGKSTAVHLLLRFDNPSSGDILLNGISVSQYQLAELRKAIALVPQRSELLTASIKSNLLLACPDATEEAMWHVLSVVHLDQEIHRLPQGLDSLTGTEVAGLSGGQMQRLCLARALLTQPSVLVLDEFTANVNAELDQAIRSSLKENYPELTIIEISHRAHEHGDDQRVISLLS; encoded by the coding sequence ATGCCACCGTCACTAGGAGAGGTTGTGCGTTGGGTGCTTTCAATCACCCGACCCGTCCACGCTCCGCTCTATTTTTCCATCGTCATGCGCATTATCCAGCTCAGCTTAGGAATTATGATCTTTGGCTTGGCTGCACAAGGCGTAGGAGGAATCGTTATAGGCACTGACCGGATAACCCCTGTCCTGGTCACGTTGGCGGTGCTGGCCTGCATCAAAGCAGTCGCTCACTATCTCGAGCAGTTTTCCGGTCATTATGTCGCGTTTAAGGCTCTTGAGTTGCTCCGCGGTGCAGCTTTTTCCCGCCTCTGGCCTAAGGCCCCCGGGGTGTTGCGTTCCACTAAATCTGGCGACCTGGTCACCTCCCTTACCAGGGACATCGACCGGATTGAGGTGCTTTATGCTCACACTATCGCCCCCACGATTGCGGGAGTCACCGTTCCCCTAGGATTCGGTGTTGCATGGGGTCTACTTTATGGCTGGCAGCTGTCTGCAGTTCCCCTTATTTTTGGCTTGTTTTCTGCGCTTGTGGTTCCACTGATTGGGGCAAAGCAGTCCTTCGTTGCCACACAAAAAGTGTTGAGCAGGCGCCGTGAGCTGTCGCAACACGTCACGGATTCGGTGTTCGGCGCCGAGGAAATCGTCTCCTACGGACGGCAGCAGGAACGGCTTGAGCAGAGTTGGGATATTGCGGGGGACGTCGCAAAGCTAGCTATGCCCGCCGCCCACTATCGTGCGCTTCGGCGTGGAATCAACCTCGGACTCACCTACGCGTGTGTGCTCGGCGTGCTCATCGTCGGAATCGCAAGCAACGCGAACCCCGCCGACATAGCGTTCATTATGGGCGGCTGCCTGCTGCTTTTCGACGCCCCACGTGGCCTAGAAGACGCCGCCGGTGCGCTCGATCACTCGCTTGCTGCCGCACGCAGACTCCACCACATTTGTCACCTCCCAGCTGCGGTCAGCGACGGCACTCTTAGTGTTGATCGCACGCAACCCGTCACGATCACCTGGGACAACGTTAGCTATGCATATCCCGACGCCCCGGAAAAGCCGATACTGCAGGGGTTTACGCAGACCATCGCAAACGGTGAGCACGCGGTCTTTGTTGCGCCATCAGGAAGTGGCAAATCCACGGCAGTCCATCTCCTACTCAGGTTTGATAACCCCAGCAGCGGCGACATCCTACTCAACGGAATTTCCGTATCTCAGTATCAGTTGGCAGAACTGCGCAAAGCCATTGCGCTTGTGCCGCAGCGCAGTGAGTTGCTAACCGCAAGCATCAAATCCAACCTCCTGCTCGCGTGCCCCGATGCCACCGAAGAAGCCATGTGGCATGTGCTTAGTGTGGTGCACTTAGATCAAGAGATTCATCGCCTACCACAGGGCCTGGATTCACTCACCGGAACCGAGGTTGCGGGGCTATCCGGTGGGCAAATGCAGCGCTTATGCTTGGCACGAGCCCTGCTTACCCAACCATCGGTGCTGGTTCTCGACGAATTCACCGCCAACGTCAACGCAGAGCTGGACCAGGCAATCAGAAGCTCGCTTAAGGAGAATTATCCAGAGCTTACGATCATCGAAATCTCACATCGTGCGCACGAGCATGGTGATGACCAGCGGGTTATCTCTTTACTCTCCTAG
- a CDS encoding DUF808 domain-containing protein produces the protein MAGGLAALLDDVALIARAAAANVDDVAAAAAKTSAKAAGVVVDDTAVTPQYVKGVAPARELPIIWRIAKGSIVNKLLIILPIALLLNAIAPGLLTPILMLGGAYLCFEGAEKVWEMISGKQHASEEKAGDKDENTLVRGAITTDLILSAEIMVISLNEVADKSIWMEAAVLITVGIFITAIVYGAVALLVKMDDFGLKLGTRDSAGAKRLGRGLVTAMPKVLNAISVIGMLAMLWVGGHIVVAGLAELGWWHLPHDVIHDLVHRVGHLGKFVRWVVETTCSLIFGLLLGGIIVAVVEPIHRALHKKKH, from the coding sequence ATGGCTGGTGGCCTCGCTGCCCTTCTCGACGACGTAGCCCTTATCGCCCGAGCAGCTGCCGCCAACGTTGATGATGTTGCAGCGGCAGCTGCAAAAACGAGTGCCAAAGCCGCAGGCGTGGTGGTCGATGACACCGCAGTGACCCCACAATATGTCAAAGGGGTGGCACCTGCCCGAGAACTTCCTATCATCTGGCGTATTGCTAAAGGCTCCATCGTTAACAAGCTGCTCATTATTTTGCCTATTGCGTTGCTACTCAACGCCATAGCGCCGGGCCTGCTTACTCCCATCCTCATGCTTGGAGGCGCTTATCTGTGCTTTGAGGGGGCAGAAAAAGTCTGGGAAATGATCTCCGGCAAGCAGCACGCGAGTGAAGAAAAAGCCGGCGATAAAGACGAAAACACTCTCGTCCGCGGCGCAATTACCACCGACCTCATCCTGTCTGCAGAGATCATGGTTATCTCGCTGAATGAGGTAGCCGATAAGAGCATCTGGATGGAAGCCGCAGTCCTTATTACTGTCGGAATTTTTATTACCGCAATTGTCTACGGAGCGGTTGCCCTCCTAGTCAAGATGGATGACTTTGGACTAAAACTTGGCACACGCGATTCAGCTGGTGCCAAGCGGCTCGGCAGAGGGCTCGTCACGGCAATGCCCAAGGTACTCAATGCTATTTCCGTTATCGGAATGCTGGCCATGTTGTGGGTGGGCGGTCATATCGTGGTTGCCGGGCTTGCGGAGCTTGGGTGGTGGCATCTTCCGCATGACGTGATCCACGATCTTGTTCACCGGGTGGGGCACTTAGGCAAGTTTGTCCGGTGGGTTGTGGAAACAACATGTTCATTGATCTTCGGCCTTCTCCTAGGCGGCATCATCGTGGCCGTAGTCGAGCCGATTCACCGTGCATTGCACAAGAAAAAGCATTAA
- a CDS encoding ATP-binding cassette domain-containing protein: MSQEFIRVIGAHENNLRGITVDIPKRKLTVFTGVSGSGKSSLVFSTIAAESQRLINETYSTFVQGFMPTLARPDVDGLEGITTAIVVDQEPMGTNSRSTVGTATDATAMLRILFSRIAQPSVGGPGAYSFNVPSVQASGAISVGGGKKEHVNFKRTGGQCPTCEGMGRVSDIDMSELVDTSLSLNDGALLVPGYKVGSWVWKTFAETGLYPADKPIDAFTEKQKHSLLYQEATKVKFNGFNYTYEGLVPRVKKSILSKDRESMQKAIGEFVDRAVTFIACPECGGTRLARHALESKIKGKNIAELCQMEIKDLAEWMHGVTDKSVAPLLEAIQHNLESFVDIGLGYLTLDRPASSLSGGEAQRTKMVRHLGSALTDVTYIFDEPTAGLHPHDIERMNRLLLELRDKGNTVLVVEHKPETIAIADHIIDLGPGAGSEGGILQYAGGLAGLKTSGTITGKHLDDRTTTKASVRASRGVIEVRDSTLNNLDHVDADIPLGVLTVVTGVSGSGKSSLIASLPKNDDIVMVDQSPIRGSRRSNPATYTGTLEPIRKAFAKANGVKPALFSPNSEGACANCKGAGVVYLDLGIMSGVDLPCEVCEGRRFDDSVLGYHFGGKDIATVLTMPAKEALEFFSSAEAKVPAAAKILKRIVDVGLGYITLGQPLTTLSGGERQRLKLASHLAEKATTFILDEPTTGLHLADVDKLLALLDTLVDAHKTVICVEHHLGVIAHADHVIDMGPGAGSAGGRVAFSGTPQEMIDEAHTLTAQYLKSYVS; encoded by the coding sequence ATGTCCCAAGAATTCATCCGAGTCATCGGCGCACATGAAAATAACCTTCGCGGCATTACCGTAGATATCCCCAAGCGCAAACTCACCGTTTTTACAGGTGTCTCGGGATCAGGAAAGTCGTCGTTAGTGTTTAGCACGATCGCCGCGGAGTCGCAACGGCTCATTAATGAGACCTACTCCACCTTCGTACAAGGCTTTATGCCCACGTTGGCGCGACCAGACGTAGACGGCCTGGAAGGTATCACCACGGCCATCGTGGTGGATCAAGAACCCATGGGCACCAATTCACGTTCCACAGTAGGAACGGCAACAGATGCCACCGCGATGCTTCGCATTCTATTCTCCCGAATCGCACAACCGTCCGTAGGAGGGCCTGGGGCATACTCGTTCAACGTTCCTAGCGTCCAGGCCTCCGGCGCGATCTCCGTAGGAGGAGGGAAGAAAGAACACGTCAACTTCAAGCGCACCGGCGGACAATGCCCCACGTGCGAAGGCATGGGCCGGGTGAGCGACATTGATATGTCTGAATTGGTGGATACGTCGTTGTCGCTTAACGACGGCGCCCTCCTAGTCCCCGGGTACAAAGTGGGCTCCTGGGTGTGGAAGACTTTCGCGGAAACGGGACTGTACCCGGCAGACAAGCCCATCGATGCGTTCACCGAAAAACAAAAACACTCGCTGCTCTACCAGGAGGCGACAAAGGTCAAGTTCAACGGCTTCAACTACACCTATGAGGGTCTTGTTCCTAGGGTGAAAAAGTCTATTCTGAGCAAAGATCGCGAGTCGATGCAAAAGGCTATAGGAGAGTTTGTCGATCGCGCCGTGACCTTCATCGCCTGCCCCGAATGCGGCGGCACGCGGTTGGCTCGCCATGCCTTGGAGTCCAAGATCAAGGGAAAAAACATTGCCGAGCTGTGCCAGATGGAGATCAAAGACCTTGCGGAGTGGATGCACGGCGTCACTGATAAATCCGTTGCCCCCTTGTTGGAAGCGATCCAGCACAACTTAGAGAGCTTCGTCGACATCGGCCTGGGCTATCTCACCTTGGATCGTCCGGCAAGCAGTCTTTCTGGTGGTGAGGCTCAGCGGACAAAGATGGTGCGCCATCTAGGCTCCGCGCTCACCGATGTCACATATATCTTTGATGAGCCCACCGCCGGCCTGCACCCGCACGACATCGAGCGGATGAATCGCCTGCTCCTGGAGCTCCGCGACAAAGGCAACACCGTGCTCGTTGTGGAGCACAAGCCTGAAACCATCGCGATCGCCGACCACATTATTGACCTAGGCCCAGGCGCAGGTAGCGAAGGCGGCATACTGCAATATGCGGGGGGCTTGGCAGGACTTAAAACATCAGGAACGATCACTGGCAAGCATCTCGACGACCGCACCACCACCAAAGCCAGCGTCCGCGCTTCTCGCGGAGTCATCGAGGTCCGCGATTCCACACTGAACAACCTCGACCACGTTGATGCAGATATTCCGCTGGGAGTACTCACCGTGGTTACGGGTGTGTCTGGGTCGGGAAAATCCTCTTTGATCGCATCGCTGCCCAAAAACGATGACATCGTCATGGTCGATCAGTCCCCTATCCGCGGTTCCCGCCGCTCAAACCCCGCCACGTACACGGGCACCCTGGAACCCATTAGGAAGGCCTTTGCAAAAGCCAACGGCGTAAAACCCGCGCTATTTTCTCCTAATTCCGAAGGCGCGTGCGCCAATTGCAAGGGCGCGGGCGTGGTGTACCTCGACCTGGGGATTATGTCTGGCGTTGACCTTCCTTGCGAGGTCTGCGAGGGGCGGCGTTTCGACGACTCCGTCCTGGGCTATCACTTTGGCGGCAAAGATATTGCCACTGTTTTAACTATGCCTGCCAAAGAGGCCTTGGAGTTCTTCTCCTCAGCAGAAGCCAAAGTTCCGGCCGCGGCCAAGATTCTCAAGCGGATTGTCGACGTCGGACTCGGATACATCACGCTCGGTCAACCGTTGACCACATTGTCAGGTGGCGAGCGTCAACGCCTCAAGCTCGCATCGCATCTGGCCGAGAAAGCCACCACTTTCATCTTGGACGAACCGACCACGGGGTTGCATCTGGCGGACGTCGATAAGCTCCTTGCCCTATTGGATACCCTCGTTGACGCGCACAAAACCGTGATCTGCGTAGAGCACCATTTGGGAGTGATCGCCCACGCTGACCACGTGATAGACATGGGTCCCGGAGCAGGTTCTGCCGGCGGGCGCGTTGCTTTTTCTGGGACGCCGCAAGAGATGATCGACGAGGCGCATACTCTCACTGCGCAGTACCTGAAGTCTTATGTGAGCTAA
- a CDS encoding ATP-binding cassette domain-containing protein — translation MLTLLTMLPDTHIGSSPTSLRGMSPLSAWLVPIYAVLSYFAAGIALVIMASALTRYIHEEEAHPLSYAAAGAAILAASMFTALDIRTGARTARDHERHTRHRLLAALYSAPTMSNRDRKEFHPGKLVALLTDNVERAAEFRHAYLGSALAAMVFPIAVVVYIAVAYDWLLGLSMLGQFILVPLLLRGFMRLFRSRSADSRRKRAGLSEKYLDAIRNLTTISLITAGSRVEQQLRAEGERNRGATMKLLAGNQVVIIVMDLAVSLVLICTTVAIIAVRVSSGSLSPSHGLASVFLLVLLLAPLAQVAGFFYVGMGGIAAQRAIKKYLHTHEHTEALDNNDAGSTEHDVSRDAIVVDSLNFSYGETPVLTNVSITVPHGAKLAIVGRSGSGKSTLLHLLRGLLPTTPGAITIRGLDAATTPLNNIRTATATVAQHTWLFSGSIADNLRIARIDASEADMWEALSRANLADEVRSMPHGLDTDVGERGAFLSGGQAQRLSLARALLSGRDIVLFDEPTSHIDLESEALIVSAIQQLPESITAIMVTHRPALLAAADTVYTMEAGELR, via the coding sequence ATGCTAACATTGCTAACTATGTTGCCTGATACCCATATCGGCTCATCCCCCACCAGCCTCCGTGGGATGAGTCCGCTTTCCGCCTGGCTTGTGCCGATATATGCGGTGCTGAGCTACTTCGCCGCGGGCATTGCTCTTGTCATTATGGCTTCTGCGCTTACTCGGTATATTCACGAGGAGGAGGCCCATCCTCTCTCCTACGCAGCAGCCGGCGCGGCCATCCTCGCCGCGAGCATGTTCACCGCCTTAGATATTCGCACCGGTGCACGCACTGCGCGCGACCACGAACGCCATACGCGACATCGTCTTTTAGCAGCGCTCTACTCTGCGCCAACCATGTCTAATCGGGATCGAAAAGAATTTCATCCCGGGAAACTCGTCGCACTCTTGACCGATAACGTCGAGCGAGCTGCAGAATTTCGCCATGCTTATTTAGGTTCCGCGCTAGCAGCCATGGTCTTCCCCATCGCTGTCGTCGTCTACATTGCCGTTGCTTATGACTGGCTTTTGGGGCTTAGTATGCTCGGTCAATTCATCCTTGTCCCCCTCCTCCTACGCGGCTTCATGCGATTGTTCCGGAGCCGTTCTGCCGATTCACGGCGCAAGCGGGCTGGACTTTCAGAAAAGTATCTCGACGCCATCAGAAATCTCACCACGATCAGCCTCATCACTGCTGGCAGTCGGGTTGAACAGCAACTACGCGCAGAAGGCGAACGCAACCGTGGCGCCACCATGAAATTGCTGGCAGGCAATCAAGTGGTGATCATCGTTATGGATCTTGCGGTTTCGCTTGTTCTTATCTGCACCACCGTTGCGATTATCGCTGTGCGTGTTTCCAGCGGATCCCTCTCTCCTAGTCACGGTTTAGCGTCCGTCTTCCTGTTGGTTCTCCTACTCGCACCGTTAGCCCAGGTCGCTGGTTTTTTCTACGTAGGAATGGGAGGCATCGCCGCGCAGCGAGCGATCAAGAAGTACCTTCACACGCACGAACACACAGAGGCCCTAGATAACAATGACGCCGGTTCGACGGAACACGACGTCTCCCGCGACGCTATCGTCGTCGATTCGCTGAACTTTTCCTACGGAGAGACTCCGGTACTCACCAACGTCAGTATCACGGTTCCGCATGGGGCAAAACTAGCTATCGTTGGTCGCTCTGGATCGGGCAAATCCACGCTGCTCCACCTCCTTCGCGGTCTCCTCCCCACGACTCCCGGCGCGATTACTATCCGAGGCCTAGACGCAGCAACAACGCCTCTCAACAACATCCGCACTGCCACCGCGACCGTAGCGCAGCACACCTGGCTCTTTAGCGGTTCGATCGCTGACAACCTGCGCATCGCGCGCATCGATGCCTCAGAAGCCGACATGTGGGAAGCACTTTCGCGCGCCAACCTAGCCGATGAGGTACGCAGTATGCCCCATGGCCTAGACACCGACGTTGGCGAGCGCGGGGCCTTCCTCTCCGGCGGACAGGCACAACGACTATCCCTTGCCCGCGCCTTATTATCCGGCCGCGACATTGTGCTTTTCGACGAACCCACCAGCCACATCGACCTCGAATCCGAGGCGCTCATCGTCTCTGCGATCCAACAACTCCCCGAGAGCATCACAGCCATCATGGTCACTCACCGCCCCGCCCTCCTAGCCGCAGCCGATACCGTCTACACAATGGAAGCAGGTGAGCTGCGATGA
- the ychF gene encoding redox-regulated ATPase YchF → MSLTLGIVGLPNVGKSTLFNALTRNDVLAANYPFATIEPNVGLVELPDVRLTRLAEIFGSERILPATVSFVDIAGIVKGASEGEGMGNAFLANIREADAICQVVRAFADDNVIHVDGKVDPMSDIAVINTELILADLQTIEKALPRLEKDARKNKDLAEVVEETKKAQAVLEDDRTLFSAAKNGELDLTKVRELHLMTAKPFLYVFNSDEEVLTDDARKQELAALVAPADCVFLDAKTETELLELEEDEAMELLESVGQTEPGLHSLAKAGFATLGLQTYLTAGPKESRAWTIHQGDTAPQAAGVIHTDFERGFIKAEIVSFADLDAAGSMAEAKAQGKVRQEGKDYVMVDGDVVEFKFNV, encoded by the coding sequence GCCACCATCGAGCCGAACGTCGGCCTCGTCGAGCTTCCCGACGTCCGCCTGACCCGCCTAGCCGAGATTTTCGGCTCCGAGCGCATCCTGCCCGCGACTGTCTCCTTCGTGGACATCGCCGGCATTGTGAAAGGCGCATCTGAGGGTGAGGGAATGGGCAACGCCTTCCTAGCCAACATTCGCGAAGCCGACGCGATCTGCCAGGTCGTGCGAGCATTCGCCGATGACAACGTGATCCACGTTGACGGCAAGGTTGATCCCATGTCGGACATCGCCGTGATCAACACTGAGCTGATCCTTGCAGACCTGCAGACCATCGAAAAGGCCCTGCCGCGTCTGGAAAAGGATGCACGCAAGAATAAAGATTTGGCCGAGGTCGTCGAAGAGACCAAGAAGGCACAAGCCGTGTTGGAAGATGACCGCACGCTGTTTAGCGCCGCAAAGAACGGCGAGTTGGACCTGACCAAGGTGCGCGAGCTCCACCTGATGACGGCAAAGCCTTTCCTCTACGTCTTCAACTCCGACGAGGAAGTGCTTACCGACGACGCCCGCAAGCAAGAACTCGCCGCCCTCGTGGCCCCAGCGGACTGTGTCTTCCTAGACGCAAAGACCGAAACCGAGTTGCTTGAGCTCGAAGAAGACGAGGCCATGGAGCTTCTCGAATCCGTAGGACAGACCGAGCCCGGACTGCATTCCTTGGCCAAAGCCGGGTTTGCCACCCTCGGACTGCAAACCTACCTCACCGCAGGCCCCAAGGAATCCCGCGCCTGGACCATTCACCAGGGTGACACTGCTCCTCAGGCGGCCGGCGTGATCCACACTGACTTTGAACGCGGCTTTATTAAAGCGGAGATCGTTTCTTTTGCAGACCTTGATGCCGCTGGTTCCATGGCTGAGGCCAAGGCTCAAGGCAAGGTTCGTCAGGAAGGCAAAGACTACGTCATGGTCGACGGCGACGTGGTGGAGTTTAAGTTCAACGTCTAG
- a CDS encoding ECF transporter S component has product MSTSVSSSASARASWRVVDIVIASVLGIACGLIFWAWNSVGYAWYQAANALTPGLGGIATGIWLMGGVIGGLVIRKPGAAVFVEVLAAAVSAGIGNQWGIETLYSGLAQGLGAELILAAFLYKRFGVVVAMLAGVGAGVGAFILELFLSANYAKTLAFNLTYLGAMAVSGAILAGLVSYLLVKALASTGALDRFAAGREARARV; this is encoded by the coding sequence ATGAGTACATCTGTATCTTCATCTGCTTCCGCGCGCGCGTCGTGGCGTGTTGTGGACATTGTTATTGCGTCAGTTCTGGGCATTGCCTGTGGATTGATCTTCTGGGCGTGGAACTCCGTTGGATACGCGTGGTACCAGGCGGCTAACGCACTTACTCCTGGTCTGGGAGGCATCGCCACCGGCATTTGGTTGATGGGCGGCGTGATCGGTGGGCTTGTGATTCGCAAGCCTGGCGCTGCGGTATTCGTGGAAGTTCTGGCAGCTGCGGTCTCCGCAGGAATCGGAAATCAATGGGGGATTGAAACACTATATTCAGGCCTGGCGCAGGGCTTGGGCGCAGAACTGATTTTGGCTGCTTTCTTGTATAAGCGCTTTGGTGTGGTCGTCGCGATGCTTGCGGGTGTGGGTGCTGGAGTTGGCGCATTCATCCTCGAGCTCTTCCTGAGTGCCAACTACGCCAAGACACTTGCGTTTAACCTGACGTATCTAGGGGCGATGGCAGTCTCCGGTGCGATTTTGGCGGGACTCGTAAGCTACCTCTTGGTTAAAGCGCTGGCCTCAACTGGTGCTTTGGACCGCTTCGCCGCAGGCCGGGAGGCTCGCGCGCGGGTTTAG